The following coding sequences are from one Bdellovibrionales bacterium window:
- a CDS encoding DUF4267 domain-containing protein, whose protein sequence is MTVNLGFRLLINDSGVTLAFNPLTIGKFMTLFGLLLYFPLLSGVVACLIGIGAIIKPELMSTNFGIKAVGAAKHFVVATGVRDVFMGLTVLLLFYFQSWMFVGLIHILIALVALSDFLIVFNYGERKAAVTHMLGALGAGAFGLWVVFFIA, encoded by the coding sequence GTGACAGTCAACCTGGGATTCCGTTTGTTGATCAACGATTCTGGTGTTACCTTGGCTTTTAATCCACTGACGATCGGAAAATTTATGACCTTATTTGGACTGCTTCTTTATTTCCCGCTTCTCTCGGGAGTTGTAGCTTGTTTGATTGGAATTGGGGCCATCATAAAGCCCGAGTTGATGTCGACAAATTTTGGCATTAAAGCCGTGGGAGCTGCCAAACATTTTGTGGTGGCGACGGGAGTGCGCGATGTTTTTATGGGCTTGACCGTACTGCTCTTATTTTATTTTCAGTCGTGGATGTTTGTGGGCTTGATTCATATTCTGATCGCTCTCGTTGCTCTGTCCGATTTTCTGATCGTCTTTAATTACGGCGAGAGAAAAGCCGCAGTCACGCATATGTTAGGGGCACTGGGGGCCGGTGCTTTTGGCCTGTGGGTGGTCTTCTTTATTGCCTAA